The window CGAGGCGGTCCACTTGACGCCGTTGTCAGCGAGGGCGCCGGCCAGGTCGGGGTTGTCGTCGGGCTGCTGCGGCAGGGTCTTCAGGCCCGAGTGCTCGCCGGTCACGAGTTCCGTGCGGTCGAGCGGGAGCCCCTTGGTGACGCCCCAGTCGTAGTTGTTTCGGATCTGCGCCGAGATGTCCGCGCGGCTCATGTACCGGGTCGAGCCGTCGGCGTTCTCGGCGCAGCTCCAGGGGACGGTCGAGGTGTCCTGGACGCATCCCAGGAACGCGTGCGTGTAGGTGTGGTTGATCCAGCGGTACTGCGCCTTGTCGGCGAGCAGCCGGTCGGCGAGCGGGTCGGTGCCGCCGTTCGCGCTCTTCCACTCCTCGCCGGACCCGGCGTTGTAGACCATGTCCAGCGTGAAGCCGTGCTCCTGCTGCCACTGCGCGGCGTGGACCGCGTCCTCGGCCGTCATACGGATCGGCGTGGTCCCCCCGCCGTCACCGCCCACGCAGTCGAAGTCACCGGGCGTGCAGTTGTGTTCGGTGTCCCAGCGGCTGTCGGGCGCGAGGACGTCGTCGACGTGCACCGCGAGATAGTTGCGCGCCTGGCCCAGGTGCACGCCCTGAGTCAGCCATTCGACGATGCCACGGGCAAGCACCCGGAACTGCTGCTGGTACTCGTTGTACGCGAAGGTCACGACCAGTTCGCGGCGCCCGTCGTGGCTGTACTCGCCGATCAGGCTGCCGCGCCCGGAGCCGGCGGGCACGGGGATGTCGACATAGCTGGTGAAGCCCGTCCGGGGCCTGGCGACGAAGCCGTAACTCTCCTGTACGGACGCGTCGTTGTCCTCGAACGTGAAGGCGCCGTCGAGATAGCCGAAGTACCCCGCCCTGCCCTCGGTCGTGACGGAGGCCGCCCGCCCGTCGAGAGTGCCGGCCCAGCCGCCCTCGCTGGTGTAGTCGAGGCCGACGCCCGGGTGGGCCCAGGTGTAGGCGTCGACCTGCGGGATGCCGTAGGTCCGCTCGTAGCTCTCCAGCGCGGTCTGCTCGGCGGAGCCCGCGCCGAAGGGGGCCTCGCTCGGCAGGACGACGCCTTGGTACTTGGCCCGGGGCGTGCCGTTCACCGTGTCGCTGAGGAACGCGTCCGTGATGGTCGGGCGGTTCGCGTCGGTCAGGTCGACGGTGGTGTACGGGATGCCGGTGCTCTTGAGCTGGGCGGTGATGGCCCGGACGGGGCTGTCGCCGTTGTCCACGACCAGCACCCTGAGATCGATGCGCGGCTCCTCGGCGGCCGCGGCGCCGGGCACTCCCAGACCCAGCGCCAGCAGACCGGCGGCCGCCACAGCAGCGGCCGCGTTTCTCCAGATGTGCGCACTCTGCGCCATTGGTCGCCCCTTCCCCCCGGAAGATCCCCTTGCTTCCCCTTGCGATGAATCGGCGGAGGATCCGTGGAAATCATGCAAAGCGGCAAGCTGATGGCTCACCGGAACCAGACGAGTGTGACTCAGCTCACCAAGATCGAGGATCAAGAAATGGCGACGACGCCACCGACAGGTGAACGCCCGTAGGAATGAGCGAACGCTCACACGAGCGTAGGCTCGTCCCGAGTGTTCGCCGTACCGGGGAAGGCCCCGCTGCTACCGCACCCGTAGGTCGGAACTAGGGTCGGCCGTCGGGCCCGGTCGACCCACACCATTCGGCCATCGCAAACTTCACATCGGAAGCGAGATTTCACCACCGTGACTGCTCTCACTCTCAGCACCGCCGCGGCGCCCGGCCTGCGGGCCGACGCGATCGTGATCGGTGTCGCCAAGGGCGCCAAGAGCCCGGTTGTCGCACCGGGCGCAGAGGCTGTGGACAAGGCGTACGACGGCAAGCTCGCCGGCGTCCTGGAGACCCTCGGTGCCTCGGGCGCCGAGGGCGAGGTGACGAAGCTCCCCGCACCCGCCGGCTTCAAGGCCCCGCTCGTGGTGGCAGTGGGCCTGGGTGCCGAGCCCGAGGACCCCAAGGACGGGGCCTACGACGGCGAGGCCCTGCGCAAGGCCGCCGGTGTCGCCGCCCGCGCCCTCGCCGGCTCCAAGAAGGCCGCGTTCGCGCTGCCGCTGGGCGACGCCGGTGACGTCGGCGCCGTCGCCGAGGGCGTGCTGCTCGGGGCGTACGCCTTCGACGCCTACAAGGGCAACGACAACAACGTTCAGGACAAGAAGAAGAACGGCAAGGCGCCCCTCGCCGAGGCCGCGCTGCTCGGCGGCAAGCCGCGCGACAAGGAGCACAAGGCGGCGATCGAGCGCGCCACCGCCGTCTCCGAGGAGCTCAACCGCGCCCGCGACCTGATCAACACCCCGCCGAACGACCTCACCCCCGAGTCCTTCGCCGCGATCGCCTCGGCGGCGGCCAAGGAGCACGGCATCAAGGTGCAGGTGCTCGACGAGAAGGCGCTGGCCAAGGGCGGCTACGGCGGCATCCTGGGCGTCGGCTCCGGGTCGGCGGCCGGCCCGCGGCTGGTGAAGCTGACGTACACGAGCTCCAAGTCGGCCAAGCACCTCGCCTTCGTCGGCAAGGGCATCACCTACGACTCGGGCGGCATCTCGCTGAAGCCGGCCGGGCACAACGAGACGATGAAGTGCGACATGAGCGGTGCGGCCGCCGTGTTCGCCGCCGTCGTCGCCGCCGCGCGCCTCGGTCTCGAGGTGAACATCACCGGGTGGCTGGCGCTCGCCGAGAACATGCCGTCGGGCTCCGCCGTGCGCCCGGGTGACGTGCTGCGCATGTACAGCGGCAAGACGGTGGAGGTGCTCAACACGGACGCCGAGGGCCGGCTGGTGCTCGCGGACGCGCTGTGGGCGGCGTCGCAGGAGAAGCCGGACGCGATCGTGGACGTCGCGACGCTGACCGGGGCGATGGTGCTGGCGCTGGGCAACCGGACGTTCGGTGTCATGGCCAACGACGACGCGTTCCGCTCCGCGATCGTGGAGGCGGCCGAGGAGGTCGGCGAGGAGTCCTGGCCGATGCCGCTGCCGGAGCACCTGCGCAAGGGGATGGACTCGCCGACCGCCGACATCGCCAACATGGGTGAGCGCATGGGTGGGGGCCTGGTCGCCGGTCTCTTCCTGCGTGAGTTCGTGGGCGAGGGCATCACGTGGGGGCACGTCGACATCGCCGGTCCCGCGTTCAACGAGGGCGGGCCCTTCGGCTACACACCGAAGGGTGGTACCGGTAGCGCGGTGCGGACGCTGGTTCGGCTGGCCGAGCTGACGGCGGCCGGCGACCTGGGCTGAAGTTGTTCTGAATGAGGGGGCTCCGCGCGCGGGTAGGGCGGAGCCCCCTCTTCCGTGTCCGCTCGACTGAACGTGGGACGTCTCACACACCGGCCCGGCGTCTCGTTCGGTGTGGACAAGTGCGAAGATGGGGCTCGGCAGGACAGGGCCCCACCCCAGGGCCGAAGAAAGAGCGGCCGGACACCAGCCGCCTGCCGGTCATCGAAGACCGGCGTACGGCGCACATGCATGGAGGACGTGACGTGGCGAACGACGCCAGCACCGTTTTCGACCTAGTGATCCTCGGCGGTGGTAGTGGCGGTTACGCCGCGGCCCTGCGCGGGGCGCAGCTGGGCCTGGACGTCGCCCTGATCGAGAAGGACAAGGTCGGCGGCACCTGCCTGCACCGGGGTTGCATCCCCACCAAGGCCCTGCTGCACGCGGGCGAGATCGCCGACCAGGCCCGCGAGAGCGCGCAGTTCGGTGTGAAGGCCACCTTCGAGGGCATCGACATCGCCGGGGTCCACAAGTACAAGGACGGCGTGATCGCCGGCCTGTACAAGGGTCTGCAGGGGCTCGTCGCCTCCCGCAAGGTGACGTACATCGAGGGCGAGGGTCGTCTCTCCTCCCCCACCTCCGTCGACGTCAACGGCCAGCGCATCCAGGGCCGCCACGTCCTGCTGGCGACCGGCTCCGTACCGAAGTCGCTGCCGGGCCTGGAGATCGACGGCAACCGCATCATCTCCTCGGACCACGCCCTCGTCCTGGACCGCGTGCCGAAGTCCGCGATCATCCTGGGCGGCGGCGTCATCGGCGTCGAGTTCGCCTCCGCGTGGAAGTCCTTCGGCTCGGACGTCACCGTCATCGAGGGCCTGAAGCACCTCGTCCCGGTCGAGGACGAGAACTCCTCGAAGCTTCTTGAGCGCGCGTTCCGCAAGCGCGGCATCAAGTTCAACCTGGGCACCTTCTTCTCCAAGGCCGAGTACACGGCCGACGGTGTCAAGGTCACCCTCGCCGACGGCAAGGAGTTCGAGGCCGAGGTCCTCCTCGTCGCCGTCGGCCGCGGCCCCGTCTCCGCCGGTCTCGGCTACGAGGAGCAGGGCGTCGCCATGGACCGCGGCTACGTCCTCGTCGACGAGTACATGCGCACCAACGTCCCGACCATCTCCGCCGTCGGTGACCTGGTCCCCACGCTCCAGCTCGCGCACGTCGGCTTCGCCGAGGGCATCCTGGTTGCGGAGCGTCTGGCCGGTCTGAAGACCGTTCCGATCGACTACGACGGTGTCCCGCGGGTGACGTACTGCCACCCGGAGGTCGCCTCCGTCGGTATCACCGAGGCCAAGGCCAAGGAGATCTACGGCGCGGACAAGGTCGTCGCTCTGAAGTACAACCTGGCGGGCAACGGCAAGAGCAAGATCCTGAACACCGCGGGTGAGATCAAGCTCGTCCAGGTCAAGGACGGTGCCGTGGTCGGCGTCCACATGGTCGGCGACCGCATGGGCGAGCAGGTCGGCGAGGCCCAGCTGATCTACAACTGGGAGGCGCTGCCGGCCGAGGTCGCCCAGCTCATCCACGCCCACCCGACGCAGAACGAGGCGCTCGGCGAGGCGCACCTGGCCCTCGCGGGCAAGCCGCTGCACGCGCACGACTGATCCCTCGGTCGACGAAGCGACTCCGCGTCTTAGCGACGACACAGACTTCCGCAATTCGTAAGGAGCAACCGAAACCATGGCGGTTTCCGTAACCCTTCCGGCGCTCGGCGAGAGCGTCACCGAGGGCACTGTCACCCGCTGGCTGAAGGCCGAGGGTGAGCGTGTAGAGGCCGACGAGCCGCTGCTCGAGGTCTCGACCGACAAGGTCGACACCGAGATCCCCTCCCCCGCCGCCGGCGTCCTGGCGTCCATCAAGGTCGCCGAGGACGAGACGGTCGAGGTCGGCGCCGAGCTGGCCGTGATCGACGACGGCACGGGCGCGCCCGCCGCCGCCCCGGCCCCGGCTGCCGCCGAGGCTCCGGCTCCGGCCGCCGAGCCCGCCCCGGCCGCCCAGCCGTCCACCGAGCAGGCCGCTCCTGCCCCGGCCCCCACCGCCGAGGCCGCCGCCGGTGCCGGCTCCGCCGAGGGCACGGACGTCGTCCTGCCCGCGCTCGGCGAGTCCGTCACCGAGGGCACCGTCACCCGCTGGCTGAAGTCGGTCGGCGACAGCGTCGAGGCCGACGAGCCGCTGCTCGAGGTCTCCACCGACAAGGTCGACACCGAGATCCCCGCCCCCACCTCCGGCACGCTGCTGGAGATCGTGGTCGGCGAGGACGAGACGGCCGAGGTCGGCGCCAAGCTGGCCGTCATCGGCGTCGCGGGTGCCGCTCCGGCGGCCGCTCCGGCCCCGGCTGCCCCGGCCGCGCCCGCGGCTCCGGCCGCTCCGGCGCCCGCCCCTGCCGCTCCGGCCGCGCCCGCCGCTGCCGCCCCGGCTCCGGTCGCCCCCGCGGCCCCGGCCCCCGCTCCGGCCGCTCCGGCTCCGGTCACCCCGGCTCCGGCCGCTCCGGCCGCCGCCCAGGCGACCGACGAGGGCGCCTACGTCACCCCGCTGGTGCGCAAGCTCGCCGCCGAGAACGGCGTCGACCTGGCCACCGTCAAGGGCACCGGCGTCGGCGGCCGTATCCGCAAGCAGGACGTCATCGCCGCCGCCGAGGCCGCGAAGGCCGCCGCCGCTGCTCCGGCTCCGGCCGCAGCCGCCCCGGCCGCCGCTGCGAAGAAGGCCCCGAGCCTGGAGGCCTCCCCCCTCCGTGGCCAGACCGTCAAGATGCCCCGCATCCGCAAGGTCATCGGCGACAACATGGTCAAGGCGCTGCACGAGCAGGCCCAGCTGTCGTCGGTCGTCGAGGTCGACGTCACGCGCCTGATGAAGCTGCGCGCCCGGGCGAAGGACTCCTTCGCCGCCCGCGAAGGCGTCAAGCTCTCCCCGATGCCGTTCTTCGTCAAGGCCGCGGCCCAGGCGCTGAAGGCGCACGCGCCCATCAACGCCAAGATCAACGAGGCCGAGGGCACGATCACCTACTTCGACACCGAGAACATCGGTATCGCGGTGGACTCCGAGAAGGGCCTGATGACCCCGGTCATCAAGCACGCCGGCGACCTGAACATCGCGGGCATCGCCAAGGCCACGGCGGAGCTGGCCGGCAAGGTCCGCGCCAACAAGATCACCCCGGACGAGCTGTCCGGCGCGACCTTCACCATCTCCAACACCGGTTCGCGCGGTGCGCTCTTCGACACGATCATCGTGCCGCCGGGCCAGGTCGCGATCCTCGGCATCGGCGCCACGGTCAAGCGCCCCGCCGTCATCGAGACGGAGGAGGGCACGGTCATCGGCGTCCGCGACATGACGTACCTGACCCTGTCCTACGACCACCGCCTGGTGGACGGCGCCGACGCGGCCCGTTACCTGACGGCGGTCAAGGCGATCCTGGAGGCGGGCGAGTTCGAGGTCGAGCTCGGCCTGTAAGCCAGCTGGTCCGTCTGCCTGACGGCGCCCCGTCCGGACTTCTCCGGGCGGGGCGCCGCCTTTTCAGAATCCGAGCCTCCAGGCGCCCGGCCCCACCCCAACGCCGTGTAAGTCTCGTCTCACCTGCAACAAAGCACCCCCGTCAGCCCTCCCAGCGGAGCGCACCGGCCGTATTGTCTAAGCGTCAACGCGCCCTAAGGAGCCCTCATGACCGCCCCCGTCATCCACTCGCTGCGCGAACAGATCCGCGAGCACATCCTGGAGGGGATCATCAGCGGTCGCTGGCAGCCGGGCGAGCGGATCGTGGAGCGGCGTATCGCCACCGAGCTGGAGGTCAGCCAGACACCGGTGCGTGAGGCACTGCGCGAGCTGGAGTCGCTGCGACTGATCGAGTCGGCGCCGAACAAGGGCGTGCGGGTGCGGAGTCTGACGGCCGCCGACCTGGAGGAGAGCTACCCGGTCCGGGCCGGCCTGGAGGCCATCGCCGCGGAACTCGCGGCCGACCGCCTCGCGCAGGACTGCTCCGCCCTGGAGCCGCACGTCAGCGCCCTGTACGAGGCCGACCGCACGTCCGACGGCACGGCCCAGGTGCGGCACACGGTCGCCTTCCACCGCGAGATGGTGCGGGCGGCGGGCAACTCGGTGCTGCTGCACACCTGGGAGGGCCTCGGCATCGAGGTGTTCACGGCCCTGTCGATCCGGTGGCTGGGCACGGTGCAGCAGTCGTACGCGGAGGAGCACGAGGCGCTGGTGGCCGCGTTCCAGCGCCGGGATCCCCGGATCGCCGAGCTCGTGAAGGCCCACGTGCTGGGGTGCGCGCCGCGGCACGAGAGCGAGTAGCCTGCGCCGGGTTCGGGCCGGATCGGGTCGGGTCAGTTCAGGTCAGGTCGGGTCGGGCAAATGCCCCCTTCGGGGCGGGCGCCCGCAAGGCCGCTCAGGCAACGACAGGTTGACCACGCCCCCGTCCGCGCCCCGAACGCCGTCGGCCCAAGCCGCCCAAGCTAGCCGCTCGCAACTCAGGTGAGCAGCGAAAACGCGGCACCGCGTGCCTGCTTCCCCGGCACCGGATGCCAATTTCTCGATGTCGAGACTTTTTAGCCCTCCACCCTTTGATCGATCATCGATCAGGGGGTTACAGTCGCCGACGGGCCAAGCGGCAGAGCCGCAGGGTGTCACCGCACCCGAGGCCCTCCGCCCTGTCCTGCCAAAGACCTAGGGCACCCCCGAACCCTTACCGATTGAGGGAACCCCCTTCGACTGAGGAAGGCGGCGACATGACCGACCCCAACGCCATCCAGCCGAGCGCGCTCGACCAGCTCCCGGACCGTGACCCGGAGGAGACGGCCGAATGGCAGGCCTCGCTGGACGCGGTCGCCAAGGCGGCCGGGCCGCACCGTGCGGCGTACCTGATGCGCCGCACGCTGGAGCGTGCCGAGGGCACCGGCATCGCGCTGCCCAAGCTTCTCGAGACCGACTACGTCAACACCATCCCCACCGCCGCCGAGCCGTCCGTGCCCGGTGACGAGGCGATGGAGTCCCGGATCACCGCGTGGAACCGCTGGAACGCGGCCGCGATGGTGAGCCGGGGCAGCAAACACGGCGTCGGCGGCCACATCGCCACCTTCGCCTCCGCGGCCTGGCTCTACGAGACCGGCTTCAACCACTTCTTCAAGGGCAAGGAATCCCAGGATTCCCCCGGCTCCGGCGACCAGCTGTACATCCAGGGCCACGCCTCCCCCGGCATCTACGCCCGCGCCTTCCTCGACGGCCGGCTGAACGAGGACCACCTCGACAACTTCCGCCGCGAGTCGGGCGGGGGCGGCCTCCCGTCGTACCCGCACCCCCGCCGCCTGCCCTGGCTGTGGGAGTTCCCGACGGTGTCGATGGGCCTCGGCCCGCTCTCCGCGATCTACCAGGCGCGCTTCAACCGCTACCTGACCAACCGCGGCATCAAGGACGTCTCCGCGTCCCACGTCTGGGCCTTCCTCGGCGACGGCGAGATGGACGAGCCGGAGTCCACGGCGGCACTCGCCCTGGCCTCCCGCGAGGGCCTGGACAACCTGACCTTCGTCATCAACTGCAACCTGCAGCGCCTCGACGGCCCGGTCCGCGCGAACTTCAAGATCGTGCAGGAGCTGGAGGCCCAGTTCCGCGGCGCCGGCTGGAACGTCGTCAAGACGCTGTGGGGCACGGCCTGGGACGAGCTGTTCCAGCTCGACACCACCGGCGCGCTCGTACGCCGCCTGCGCGAGGTACCCGACGCGCAGGTGCAGACGTACCAGACCCGCGACGCCGCCTATATCCGCCAGGACTTCTTCGGCAAGGACCCGGCGCTCGTCGAGATGGCGAAGCTGCTGAGCGACGACAAGATCCTGGAGTGCTTCCACCTCTCCCGCGGTGGTCACGAGGCGCGCAAGGTCTACGCCGCCTACAAGGCCGCCGTCGAGTTCAAGGGCGCGCCGACGGTGATCCTGGCCCAGACGGTCAAGGGCTTCACGCTCGGCGAGGGCTTCGCGTCGAAGAACGCCAACCACCAGATGAAGAAGCTGACGGCGGACGAGTTCAAGGCGATGCGCGACCTGCTCGACCTGCCCATCAAGGACAGCGACTTCGTCGACGGGGTCGTCCCCTACGGCCACCCCGGCGCCGACTCCCCCGAGGTGCGCTACCTCCAGGAGCGCCGCGCGGCCCTCGGCGGCCCGGCCCCGGCCCGCCGCGTGCACCCGGTGGCCCCGCTGCCGGCCCCGGCCGAGAAGGCGTTCGCCTCCTTCGACAAGGGCTCCGGCTCCCAGAACGTGGCCACCACCATGGCCTTCGTCCGCCTCATCAAGGACCTGGTCCGCGACAAGGAGACGGGCAAGCGCTGGGTGCCGATCGTGCCGGACGAGGCGCGCACCTTCGGCATGGAGAGCCTCTTCCCGTCCCTCGGGATCTACTCCCCCAAGGGACAGACGTACGAGCCCGTCGACCGCGACCAGCTCATGTACTACAAGGAGGCCAAGAACGGCCAGATCCTCAACGAGGGGATCACCGAGGCCGGTTCGATGGCCGACTTCATCGCCGCGTCCACCGCGTACTCCACGCACGGCGAAGCGATGATCCCGTTCTACATCTTCTACTCGATGTTCGGCTGGCAGCGCACGGCCGACCAGATGTGGCAGCTCGGCGACCAGCTCGGCCGCGGCTTCCTGGTCGGCGCCACGGCCGGCCGCACGACGCTGACGGGCGAGGGCCTGCAGCACGCCGACGGTCACTCGCCTGTGATCGCGGCGACGAACCCCGCGGCACTGACGTACGACCCGGCGTTCGCGTACGAGGTCGCCACGATCGTCAAGGACGGCCTGCGCCGCATGTACGGCGAGGCGGCACCGGGCGAGGACCCGAACGTCTTCTACTACCTCACCGTCTACAACGAGCCGCTGCCGCAGCCCGCGAAGCCGCAGGGCCTCGGCATCGACGAGGGCATCGTCAAGGGCCTGTACCGCTTCAACACGGCGGAGTCGGCGGCACTGTCCCCGACGGCCAACGCCCCGCGCATCCAGCTGCTGGGCTCCGGCACCGCGATCCACTGGGTCCTGCAGGCGCAGAAGCTGCTCGCCGAGGAGTGGGGCGTGGCGGCCGACGTCTGGTCGGCGACGTCCTGGACCGAGCTGCGCCGGGACGCCCTGGAGGCGGACGCGGCCCTGCTCCGCGGCGAGGAGCGCGTGCCGTACGTCCGCCAGGCGCTGCACGGCGCCGAGGGCCCGGTGCTGGCGGTCTCCGACTACATGCGCCAGGTCCCCGACCAGATCGCGCAGTGGGTCGAGCAGGACTACTCCTCGCTGGGTGCCGACGGCTTCGGCCTCTCCGACACCCGCGAGGCCGCCCGCCGCCACTTCGGCGTCGACGCCCAGTCGATCGTCGTCGCGGCCCTGGCCCAGCTCGCGAAGCGGGGCGAGGTCAAGGCGACGGCGGTGAAGGAAGCGCGGGAGAAGTACGGCCTGTAAGAGCCGACGAGCGATGAAGGGGTACGGCGACTGCCGTACCCCTTCGTTGTCAGTGGTCCCCGGCATGATGGCCGTATGCGTGCTGCTCGGCTCATCAAGATGGTGCTGCTCCTTCAGTCCCGGCCCGCCATGACGGCCGCCGAGCTCGCGCGCGAGCTGGAGGTGTCCGAGCGGACGGTCACGCGGGATGCGCAGGCGTTGTCGGAGGCGGGGGTTCCGGTGTACGCCGATCGGGGGCGGGCCGGGGGGTACCGGCTCATCGGGGGGTATCGGACCCGGCTGACGGGGCTCGCGCGCAGCGAGGCCGAGGCGTTGTTCCTGTCCGGGGTGCCGGGGGCGCTGCGGGAGATGGGGCTGGAGGACGCCGCCTCCGCCGCCCGGCTGAAG of the Streptomyces sp. T12 genome contains:
- a CDS encoding leucyl aminopeptidase — protein: MTALTLSTAAAPGLRADAIVIGVAKGAKSPVVAPGAEAVDKAYDGKLAGVLETLGASGAEGEVTKLPAPAGFKAPLVVAVGLGAEPEDPKDGAYDGEALRKAAGVAARALAGSKKAAFALPLGDAGDVGAVAEGVLLGAYAFDAYKGNDNNVQDKKKNGKAPLAEAALLGGKPRDKEHKAAIERATAVSEELNRARDLINTPPNDLTPESFAAIASAAAKEHGIKVQVLDEKALAKGGYGGILGVGSGSAAGPRLVKLTYTSSKSAKHLAFVGKGITYDSGGISLKPAGHNETMKCDMSGAAAVFAAVVAAARLGLEVNITGWLALAENMPSGSAVRPGDVLRMYSGKTVEVLNTDAEGRLVLADALWAASQEKPDAIVDVATLTGAMVLALGNRTFGVMANDDAFRSAIVEAAEEVGEESWPMPLPEHLRKGMDSPTADIANMGERMGGGLVAGLFLREFVGEGITWGHVDIAGPAFNEGGPFGYTPKGGTGSAVRTLVRLAELTAAGDLG
- the lpdA gene encoding dihydrolipoyl dehydrogenase, producing the protein MANDASTVFDLVILGGGSGGYAAALRGAQLGLDVALIEKDKVGGTCLHRGCIPTKALLHAGEIADQARESAQFGVKATFEGIDIAGVHKYKDGVIAGLYKGLQGLVASRKVTYIEGEGRLSSPTSVDVNGQRIQGRHVLLATGSVPKSLPGLEIDGNRIISSDHALVLDRVPKSAIILGGGVIGVEFASAWKSFGSDVTVIEGLKHLVPVEDENSSKLLERAFRKRGIKFNLGTFFSKAEYTADGVKVTLADGKEFEAEVLLVAVGRGPVSAGLGYEEQGVAMDRGYVLVDEYMRTNVPTISAVGDLVPTLQLAHVGFAEGILVAERLAGLKTVPIDYDGVPRVTYCHPEVASVGITEAKAKEIYGADKVVALKYNLAGNGKSKILNTAGEIKLVQVKDGAVVGVHMVGDRMGEQVGEAQLIYNWEALPAEVAQLIHAHPTQNEALGEAHLALAGKPLHAHD
- the sucB gene encoding 2-oxoglutarate dehydrogenase, E2 component, dihydrolipoamide succinyltransferase gives rise to the protein MAVSVTLPALGESVTEGTVTRWLKAEGERVEADEPLLEVSTDKVDTEIPSPAAGVLASIKVAEDETVEVGAELAVIDDGTGAPAAAPAPAAAEAPAPAAEPAPAAQPSTEQAAPAPAPTAEAAAGAGSAEGTDVVLPALGESVTEGTVTRWLKSVGDSVEADEPLLEVSTDKVDTEIPAPTSGTLLEIVVGEDETAEVGAKLAVIGVAGAAPAAAPAPAAPAAPAAPAAPAPAPAAPAAPAAAAPAPVAPAAPAPAPAAPAPVTPAPAAPAAAQATDEGAYVTPLVRKLAAENGVDLATVKGTGVGGRIRKQDVIAAAEAAKAAAAAPAPAAAAPAAAAKKAPSLEASPLRGQTVKMPRIRKVIGDNMVKALHEQAQLSSVVEVDVTRLMKLRARAKDSFAAREGVKLSPMPFFVKAAAQALKAHAPINAKINEAEGTITYFDTENIGIAVDSEKGLMTPVIKHAGDLNIAGIAKATAELAGKVRANKITPDELSGATFTISNTGSRGALFDTIIVPPGQVAILGIGATVKRPAVIETEEGTVIGVRDMTYLTLSYDHRLVDGADAARYLTAVKAILEAGEFEVELGL
- a CDS encoding GntR family transcriptional regulator — protein: MTAPVIHSLREQIREHILEGIISGRWQPGERIVERRIATELEVSQTPVREALRELESLRLIESAPNKGVRVRSLTAADLEESYPVRAGLEAIAAELAADRLAQDCSALEPHVSALYEADRTSDGTAQVRHTVAFHREMVRAAGNSVLLHTWEGLGIEVFTALSIRWLGTVQQSYAEEHEALVAAFQRRDPRIAELVKAHVLGCAPRHESE
- the aceE gene encoding pyruvate dehydrogenase (acetyl-transferring), homodimeric type, which produces MTDPNAIQPSALDQLPDRDPEETAEWQASLDAVAKAAGPHRAAYLMRRTLERAEGTGIALPKLLETDYVNTIPTAAEPSVPGDEAMESRITAWNRWNAAAMVSRGSKHGVGGHIATFASAAWLYETGFNHFFKGKESQDSPGSGDQLYIQGHASPGIYARAFLDGRLNEDHLDNFRRESGGGGLPSYPHPRRLPWLWEFPTVSMGLGPLSAIYQARFNRYLTNRGIKDVSASHVWAFLGDGEMDEPESTAALALASREGLDNLTFVINCNLQRLDGPVRANFKIVQELEAQFRGAGWNVVKTLWGTAWDELFQLDTTGALVRRLREVPDAQVQTYQTRDAAYIRQDFFGKDPALVEMAKLLSDDKILECFHLSRGGHEARKVYAAYKAAVEFKGAPTVILAQTVKGFTLGEGFASKNANHQMKKLTADEFKAMRDLLDLPIKDSDFVDGVVPYGHPGADSPEVRYLQERRAALGGPAPARRVHPVAPLPAPAEKAFASFDKGSGSQNVATTMAFVRLIKDLVRDKETGKRWVPIVPDEARTFGMESLFPSLGIYSPKGQTYEPVDRDQLMYYKEAKNGQILNEGITEAGSMADFIAASTAYSTHGEAMIPFYIFYSMFGWQRTADQMWQLGDQLGRGFLVGATAGRTTLTGEGLQHADGHSPVIAATNPAALTYDPAFAYEVATIVKDGLRRMYGEAAPGEDPNVFYYLTVYNEPLPQPAKPQGLGIDEGIVKGLYRFNTAESAALSPTANAPRIQLLGSGTAIHWVLQAQKLLAEEWGVAADVWSATSWTELRRDALEADAALLRGEERVPYVRQALHGAEGPVLAVSDYMRQVPDQIAQWVEQDYSSLGADGFGLSDTREAARRHFGVDAQSIVVAALAQLAKRGEVKATAVKEAREKYGL